From a region of the Luteitalea sp. genome:
- a CDS encoding PQQ-binding-like beta-propeller repeat protein: MKDAQTKSKNELLRVQGSFSSSSSKSFNNEVMALDLQSKKLLWKYTPKDRQFPFYSSAAIADAKVLLGGRDKMVHALEAKTGKPLWTFTTRARVDSSPAIAGGRVFVGSNDGRVYGLDLASGKNVWEYEAASPVTSSPAVAKGKVVVATADGQVICFG, translated from the coding sequence ATGAAAGACGCTCAGACGAAGAGCAAGAACGAGCTGCTCCGCGTGCAGGGATCGTTCTCGTCGTCGTCCAGTAAATCCTTCAACAACGAAGTGATGGCGCTCGATCTGCAGAGCAAGAAGCTGCTCTGGAAATACACGCCGAAAGACCGTCAGTTCCCGTTCTACTCGTCGGCGGCGATCGCCGACGCCAAGGTGCTACTCGGCGGGCGCGACAAGATGGTGCACGCGCTCGAGGCGAAGACGGGCAAGCCGCTCTGGACGTTCACCACGCGCGCCCGCGTCGACTCGTCGCCGGCGATCGCCGGCGGCCGCGTATTCGTCGGCTCCAACGACGGCCGCGTCTACGGGCTCGATCTCGCCAGCGGCAAGAACGTCTGGGAATACGAAGCCGCCTCGCCCGTGACGTCCTCCCCGGCCGTCGCCAAGGGCAAGGTCGTCGTCGCCACGGCCGACGGCCAGGTCATCTGCTTCGGATAA